In Lentilitoribacter sp. Alg239-R112, the following proteins share a genomic window:
- a CDS encoding LysR substrate-binding domain-containing protein, protein MVRPILPPLTATRVFEEAARCKNFTAAASNLGMTQAAVSYQIKILEERIGAPLFVRKARGVDLTKTGQQFAKRTSEALDILGDAFSDAKTHSQETLSISVIPTFGTNFLAQRLGAFQMENPRIAVRVEISEALVDLQAGSFDIAIRGGKGTWEGLISYLLMPTYFTPMMSPKLAQSIGGVDSPTDLLNLPFISGGDPWWKLWLEAAGITDVDILERRSQQFGPQILEANAAIAGQGVAMLSPAFFQNELANGQLIQPFELICDDGSGFWLVLPTSHRNSTKIRKFRKWLEQQSESFRG, encoded by the coding sequence GTGGTCAGACCTATACTTCCGCCTCTTACAGCTACCCGGGTATTCGAAGAAGCCGCTCGATGTAAAAATTTCACCGCAGCGGCATCTAATCTTGGCATGACACAAGCGGCCGTAAGTTACCAAATAAAAATATTGGAAGAACGTATTGGTGCACCACTTTTCGTACGCAAAGCAAGGGGTGTAGATTTAACAAAAACAGGTCAACAATTTGCAAAACGCACATCAGAGGCACTAGATATATTAGGCGATGCATTTTCAGACGCAAAAACTCATTCTCAAGAAACTCTTTCCATCTCTGTTATTCCAACATTTGGAACAAATTTCCTTGCCCAACGTTTAGGAGCATTCCAGATGGAAAATCCTAGGATTGCAGTTCGTGTTGAAATCAGTGAAGCCCTTGTAGATTTGCAAGCTGGATCATTTGATATAGCAATTAGGGGAGGAAAAGGAACATGGGAAGGATTAATCTCTTACTTGCTGATGCCAACTTATTTCACGCCAATGATGAGCCCCAAACTTGCACAAAGCATTGGAGGTGTAGATAGTCCGACGGATCTCCTAAATTTACCTTTTATTTCTGGTGGCGATCCATGGTGGAAATTATGGCTTGAAGCTGCTGGCATAACTGATGTAGATATTTTGGAACGACGAAGCCAACAATTTGGCCCTCAAATTCTTGAAGCAAATGCAGCAATTGCTGGACAAGGTGTGGCAATGTTGAGCCCTGCATTTTTCCAAAATGAACTCGCGAATGGTCAGCTTATCCAGCCTTTTGAACTCATATGTGATGACGGAAGTGGTTTCTGGCTAGTTTTACCAACAAGCCATCGTAATTCCACGAAAATTCGAAAGTTCCGTAAATGGTTGGAACAGCAATCTGAGAGCTTTCGAGGATAA
- a CDS encoding substrate-binding domain-containing protein, with protein MRAFKTACFGAIGILLSSAAWAADDLDLMGAEDLLPLAQKEGSVTVYSFTSRIGKVEKAFEETYSDIDLLGFDISSTEQIARLAAEAKAGITNADVIYISDTPVVLTELLEKGIIAPYVPPRIADRVPAEFKSPLLAQRLSTKVLMYNEEANPSGAPIDNLWDLTRDEWKGRVVMVDPLQRGDYLDLMTEIVLQSEQMAASYQAEFGKPIDLDGAENAGEKFIADLFANDVILVSSTDDVNAAVGALGQENPPIGFTSYSDRRDNEEEGWALQVANDVAPAPGIIFPAIVALSSNPKNPAAARLVIDFLMGDESETGGPGLAPFYVAGDYVTRTDIAPHPDAIALDKFTAWRIAPAETAKIRSKIGDLVLTLQ; from the coding sequence ATGAGAGCTTTTAAGACAGCGTGCTTCGGCGCGATAGGTATACTATTGTCTAGCGCTGCGTGGGCAGCGGATGATTTAGATCTAATGGGAGCTGAAGATTTATTGCCACTCGCCCAAAAAGAAGGATCAGTAACAGTATATTCCTTCACAAGCCGTATCGGTAAAGTCGAGAAGGCTTTTGAGGAAACTTATTCTGATATAGATCTTCTGGGTTTTGATATTTCCTCTACTGAACAAATCGCTCGTTTGGCAGCAGAAGCTAAGGCAGGCATCACAAATGCTGACGTTATTTACATCTCAGATACGCCTGTGGTTCTGACAGAACTATTGGAGAAAGGGATCATTGCACCTTACGTTCCTCCACGCATCGCAGACCGTGTGCCGGCTGAATTCAAAAGCCCACTATTGGCACAGCGCCTATCGACAAAAGTATTGATGTATAATGAAGAAGCTAACCCAAGCGGCGCACCTATTGACAATCTTTGGGATTTGACACGTGATGAATGGAAAGGCCGTGTTGTTATGGTCGATCCGCTGCAACGCGGCGATTACCTCGATTTGATGACAGAAATAGTTCTGCAATCAGAGCAAATGGCGGCATCATACCAAGCTGAGTTTGGGAAACCGATTGATCTTGACGGCGCCGAGAATGCTGGTGAAAAATTCATCGCTGATTTGTTTGCGAATGACGTGATCCTTGTTAGTTCAACTGACGATGTAAACGCGGCAGTCGGTGCCTTGGGTCAAGAAAACCCACCTATCGGATTTACCTCTTACTCTGACCGTAGGGATAATGAGGAAGAAGGTTGGGCCTTGCAGGTCGCTAATGATGTAGCACCTGCTCCGGGTATCATCTTCCCTGCAATTGTAGCTCTTTCAAGTAATCCAAAAAATCCGGCGGCAGCACGCCTGGTTATTGATTTCCTTATGGGTGATGAAAGTGAAACTGGCGGGCCGGGCCTTGCGCCATTTTATGTGGCTGGCGATTATGTAACTCGAACTGATATCGCTCCACATCCGGACGCAATTGCATTAGATAAATTTACTGCATGGAGAATTGCACCTGCAGAAACAGCTAAGATTCGCTCCAAAATTGGCGACCTTGTTTTGACACTTCAATAG
- a CDS encoding MurR/RpiR family transcriptional regulator: MSLIKTISDSAQALTPNERRLVQSVIDSPANAALGTASELAKAVGVHEATASRLAKKLGFNSYADFRNALRDEFIVTNETATRFEKTIAENDSQTILGNLALQESDALSNIENFITADQVNRVAEALMNSERIFIQGSGNAEVLALMMTKRFRRFGKDVHLLGADPRSLAEQTLGLRKGDIILTFVFRRSPSMYAPLMETAHEVGAQTIVIAGASGAMAFPSPDFILAAPRSGDPDAFQTLTVPMTVCNAIIIAAGLTSRKASLTKLERLGKLIERFQ; encoded by the coding sequence ATGTCACTTATAAAAACCATCTCAGATAGTGCTCAGGCGCTCACTCCAAACGAGCGACGTCTAGTTCAGTCTGTTATTGATAGTCCTGCAAATGCTGCCCTTGGCACTGCAAGTGAACTTGCAAAGGCCGTTGGCGTGCATGAGGCAACCGCCTCTCGTTTGGCAAAAAAACTAGGTTTTAATAGTTATGCTGACTTTCGAAATGCACTCCGCGATGAATTCATCGTTACGAATGAGACGGCAACACGATTTGAGAAAACTATTGCCGAAAATGATTCCCAAACTATTTTAGGTAATCTTGCCCTTCAGGAAAGTGATGCTCTTTCTAATATTGAAAATTTCATCACTGCAGATCAGGTCAACCGAGTTGCTGAGGCTCTTATGAATTCTGAGCGTATATTCATTCAAGGTAGCGGAAATGCTGAAGTTTTAGCTCTTATGATGACAAAGCGTTTTCGGCGCTTTGGTAAGGATGTGCATCTTTTGGGGGCTGACCCTCGAAGCTTGGCTGAGCAAACACTTGGACTTCGAAAGGGCGATATAATTCTTACATTTGTATTTCGCCGCTCTCCTAGCATGTACGCACCCCTTATGGAAACAGCGCATGAGGTAGGGGCCCAAACTATTGTTATTGCTGGGGCCTCTGGAGCTATGGCATTTCCATCACCAGACTTTATTCTGGCAGCACCCAGGTCAGGAGATCCAGATGCTTTCCAGACACTCACAGTTCCGATGACAGTTTGCAATGCAATCATCATTGCTGCGGGTTTAACGTCACGAAAGGCGTCATTAACGAAATTGGAACGACTTGGGAAATTAATTGAACGGTTCCAATAA
- a CDS encoding MFS transporter: MSSDAFADSEKSQSFGKLIFFTMCVATLLGFSMTTTQSFLPNVMEMKGIPTSITGYAMSSTAVLTLIFGLLSAALMARLGTPFLMFAGMAIMLICHISLEFASENYVAIFLCRIIYGAGAGIFYPSALTFVKGVLTGSNTVTLFGVYTSMIPGAFLIGPLFGEWYLSNYGSDGYFLASAIPGILSVAMLLGVWVRNWSPREEYKVTAKYSKVLSNPTSWLPILCLFLVGRGICNFLFTICLRRQRSVWRPFHCSRNCWLNCISLFGRQSFAPFK; the protein is encoded by the coding sequence ATGTCTTCAGATGCCTTTGCTGATAGTGAAAAAAGTCAATCGTTTGGAAAATTGATATTCTTCACAATGTGCGTCGCCACACTTCTTGGTTTTTCGATGACAACAACTCAATCATTTTTGCCTAATGTTATGGAAATGAAAGGAATTCCAACATCGATTACAGGCTATGCAATGTCCTCAACAGCCGTTCTAACTTTAATTTTTGGATTGCTATCTGCGGCATTGATGGCTCGGCTTGGGACCCCTTTTTTGATGTTTGCGGGCATGGCCATCATGCTCATTTGTCACATAAGTCTTGAGTTTGCATCTGAAAACTATGTCGCAATCTTTCTCTGTCGAATAATATACGGCGCAGGGGCAGGTATTTTCTACCCTTCAGCACTTACTTTTGTTAAAGGCGTGCTAACTGGATCTAACACAGTAACGTTATTTGGTGTGTATACATCAATGATCCCCGGTGCCTTTCTCATAGGCCCTCTTTTTGGTGAATGGTACTTATCCAATTACGGCAGCGACGGATACTTTTTGGCATCTGCTATTCCAGGAATTCTGTCGGTAGCAATGCTGTTGGGCGTTTGGGTTCGGAATTGGAGTCCGAGAGAAGAATATAAGGTTACCGCCAAATATAGTAAGGTTTTGTCAAATCCCACCTCATGGCTGCCAATACTCTGCTTATTTCTCGTAGGTAGGGGGATATGTAATTTCCTTTTTACCATATGTCTCCGCAGGCAGAGAAGTGTCTGGCGCCCTTTTCATTGTAGCCGCAACTGTTGGCTTAATTGCATCTCGCTTTTTGGTCGTCAGTCGTTTGCGCCATTTAAATAA
- a CDS encoding DMT family transporter, whose translation MINFLLFAATVLIWGTTWIAIAWQIGPVDVIISVFYRFALACIVFLIGLALLGRLKLPTQWRFVILQALCLFSVNFLCFYHATSLMPSGLVSVIFSLATIFNAINARIFFGEKVRPRTVVAGIIGATGLLLLFWRDLTVTFDIAVIQGVGWATVGTVLFSLGNMMSRKNNLHGVTPVIANAWGMGIGALVLLTIAVFTGATFTLPSSLIYIGALIYLAVIGSVIGFSTYLLMVARLGSDRAAYATVLFPVVALFMSTIFEGYEWHDTAVLGLALTITGNLVMFARWPAKRAVAL comes from the coding sequence ATGATCAATTTTTTGCTGTTTGCCGCCACCGTCCTGATATGGGGGACCACTTGGATCGCCATTGCTTGGCAGATTGGACCCGTCGACGTCATTATTTCGGTGTTTTATCGCTTTGCACTGGCCTGCATTGTGTTCTTGATCGGGCTTGCACTATTGGGTCGCTTAAAACTTCCCACCCAATGGCGTTTTGTTATTCTGCAGGCGCTCTGCTTATTCAGCGTCAATTTTCTGTGCTTCTATCACGCGACGTCTTTGATGCCATCAGGATTGGTTTCAGTGATTTTTTCGCTGGCTACTATTTTCAATGCGATCAATGCTCGTATCTTTTTTGGTGAAAAAGTGCGCCCGAGAACCGTCGTTGCAGGCATCATTGGTGCGACAGGCTTGCTCTTGCTGTTTTGGCGTGATCTCACCGTGACATTTGATATTGCTGTTATTCAGGGTGTTGGCTGGGCAACAGTTGGTACTGTGCTGTTCTCACTTGGTAACATGATGTCTCGCAAAAACAACTTGCATGGTGTCACGCCCGTAATCGCCAATGCATGGGGCATGGGCATAGGCGCTTTGGTTCTGCTCACCATAGCTGTCTTCACGGGTGCAACCTTCACGTTGCCTAGTTCTCTAATTTACATTGGGGCGCTGATTTATCTTGCTGTCATTGGATCGGTCATCGGTTTTAGCACCTATCTCTTGATGGTCGCTCGATTAGGGTCAGACCGTGCGGCTTATGCCACGGTGTTATTCCCTGTCGTCGCATTATTCATGTCGACCATCTTTGAAGGATACGAATGGCATGACACAGCGGTTTTGGGCCTTGCCCTAACGATAACAGGCAATCTTGTCATGTTTGCAAGGTGGCCAGCAAAGCGTGCCGTTGCGCTTTAA
- a CDS encoding histidine phosphatase family protein has translation MRILLVRHGQSEWNASHRLQGQADIALSELGRIQAEQLKPVIDEIGPCRTISSDLKRVRETTTLIGADKPSFTEDLREVDVGDWTGRTIEDIQSENEAAYLGWRAGTVTPPAGENWKVFSDRVSEVIRNELSNPCENLLVVCHGGVIRALLNHFLGLEPSRIIPVAPASLTAIRLLNNKTERLELFNYRPNKLDFQAPD, from the coding sequence ATGCGTATACTACTCGTCAGACACGGACAATCTGAGTGGAACGCCTCGCACCGTCTTCAAGGTCAGGCCGACATAGCACTGTCAGAATTAGGTAGAATACAAGCGGAGCAGTTAAAGCCTGTTATCGATGAAATAGGCCCATGTCGCACTATCTCATCGGATCTAAAGCGAGTGCGTGAAACAACAACACTAATTGGTGCGGATAAACCTTCGTTTACTGAGGATTTACGCGAGGTAGATGTTGGTGATTGGACAGGGCGTACTATCGAAGATATTCAATCTGAGAACGAGGCTGCTTATCTTGGATGGCGCGCTGGCACGGTAACACCACCTGCGGGAGAAAATTGGAAGGTTTTTTCCGACCGAGTTTCTGAAGTCATTAGAAACGAACTTTCTAATCCATGTGAAAATTTACTAGTGGTGTGCCACGGCGGTGTGATCAGAGCCTTACTTAATCACTTCCTCGGTCTTGAGCCATCACGTATTATTCCTGTCGCTCCAGCCAGCCTTACGGCTATTAGATTGCTGAATAATAAAACAGAACGTTTGGAGTTGTTTAATTATCGTCCAAATAAACTCGATTTTCAGGCACCAGATTAA
- a CDS encoding HigA family addiction module antitoxin, producing MSRTPIHPGEILKDELEEIGISAAELARQLRVPENRMSEVMRGRRNITADTALRLGKWFGSSAVFWMNLQKNYELRKAEQEIGADIDQIKTRVAVAG from the coding sequence ATGAGTAGAACACCTATACATCCTGGCGAAATTTTGAAGGATGAGCTTGAAGAAATAGGCATTAGCGCTGCTGAGCTTGCTCGCCAGCTTAGAGTGCCTGAGAATCGTATGTCAGAGGTCATGCGTGGTCGCCGTAATATTACCGCAGATACGGCGCTTCGCCTTGGTAAGTGGTTTGGTAGTTCCGCCGTTTTCTGGATGAACTTACAGAAAAACTATGAACTTCGAAAAGCTGAACAAGAGATTGGTGCAGATATCGACCAAATTAAAACCCGCGTTGCTGTCGCGGGTTAA
- a CDS encoding RidA family protein: MITQLTARNVREVPKQYQGIYVHGTEITSPSRIICLAGQIGVTSDGETLEGFIDQCHQAFNNVEALLESANMTTADILRITYYITDAENLTDLSEVRQSRKNLGHPPAVTTLVVSALAASDLLVEIEVTAAK, translated from the coding sequence ATGATAACACAATTAACGGCAAGAAATGTACGTGAAGTGCCTAAACAATATCAGGGCATCTATGTTCATGGTACTGAAATTACTTCCCCAAGCAGAATTATTTGTCTTGCCGGACAAATAGGTGTTACCTCTGACGGCGAGACACTTGAGGGATTTATAGACCAGTGCCACCAAGCATTCAATAACGTCGAGGCATTGTTGGAAAGTGCGAACATGACTACAGCAGATATTCTTCGAATTACATATTATATTACTGACGCTGAAAATCTAACTGATCTTTCCGAAGTGCGTCAAAGTCGAAAGAATTTAGGTCATCCTCCCGCCGTAACGACATTGGTCGTATCAGCATTGGCTGCCTCTGACCTGCTCGTTGAAATAGAAGTTACCGCTGCCAAATAA
- a CDS encoding glucokinase, whose protein sequence is MSTAYALVADIGGTNTRLGIVGEKGDQPIECVKIQNADYTTFLSAANTYLNQTNISTIANICMSIAAPIEGPAIPLTNCNWVIELDEVRKVFDANISAVNDFEALGFALQNLPTANVLHVSGPTAATETRKMIVGAGTGFNAATSAKPAGFGMAYSLSAECGHMTLPIEKEFEWELRNYLAQKYLRASVERVLSGQGILDVYSWVCTFYDLPYQAISGPMITESALRGDDKACNLTVEIIASIFARVVGDLALANLPMGGIYLYGGVTRALSPWIKRCSFREIFEAKGRQTNLMRNFPIYLANEDNIGLVGCAVYASTQMNFATSPFKGNASTREQ, encoded by the coding sequence ATGAGTACAGCATATGCGCTTGTTGCAGATATTGGCGGCACGAATACACGGCTTGGTATCGTAGGTGAAAAAGGTGATCAGCCGATCGAATGTGTGAAGATCCAAAATGCGGATTATACGACATTTTTGAGCGCGGCAAATACCTATTTAAATCAAACAAATATCTCAACAATTGCTAATATTTGTATGTCGATTGCCGCACCGATTGAAGGGCCTGCGATCCCGCTGACAAACTGCAATTGGGTGATTGAACTTGATGAAGTTCGCAAAGTCTTTGATGCAAACATTTCAGCTGTAAATGATTTTGAGGCGTTGGGATTTGCACTTCAGAATTTACCCACAGCGAATGTGCTTCATGTGTCTGGCCCGACAGCAGCAACAGAGACACGAAAAATGATTGTCGGTGCTGGTACCGGGTTCAACGCTGCTACGTCTGCCAAACCTGCAGGTTTTGGAATGGCATATTCCTTATCTGCTGAATGTGGTCATATGACTTTGCCGATTGAGAAAGAGTTTGAATGGGAGTTGCGGAATTACCTTGCGCAAAAATACCTGCGGGCCTCCGTCGAACGCGTTCTTTCAGGGCAGGGTATTCTTGATGTTTATAGCTGGGTTTGTACATTTTACGACTTACCATATCAGGCAATTAGCGGACCTATGATTACAGAATCTGCACTGCGCGGTGACGATAAAGCTTGCAATCTTACGGTCGAAATTATCGCATCTATATTTGCAAGGGTCGTGGGTGATTTGGCGCTGGCTAATCTTCCGATGGGAGGTATCTATCTCTATGGTGGGGTTACTCGAGCATTATCACCATGGATTAAACGTTGTTCATTTCGAGAAATATTTGAAGCAAAAGGCCGTCAAACAAACTTAATGCGCAACTTTCCTATCTATCTGGCAAATGAAGACAATATTGGATTGGTTGGATGTGCGGTCTATGCATCAACTCAAATGAACTTTGCGACAAGCCCCTTTAAGGGCAACGCAAGCACCCGCGAACAATAA
- a CDS encoding ABC transporter ATP-binding protein codes for MLAIQDLNKKFGAFEAVKDVSIYVPAGAFLVLLGPSGCGKTTLLRMLAGLELPSGGEIIFDNQKVSDGDENWSVDPAKRNSGLVFQSYALWPHMSVRGNVEWPLKIMRMSGEERAKRVEDTLKLLDIFELADRYPNEISGGQQQRVAIARTIAPKPSIMLFDEPLSNLDAKLRVEMRTELMRLHHATGATTVYVTHDQIEAMTMATHVAVMNKGVVQQFGSPQDLVDRPETAFVATFVGTPPNNLIPVLKNGTGYMMAGCDILIKPPERNCMAMYKAESLQISSQETSTSIPMQLVELSTIAGRTMVTGLKDGLRLTAIVDTSPRIKIGEVAHFVLPKEPDGWFGQNGARVG; via the coding sequence ATGCTTGCAATACAAGATCTCAATAAAAAATTTGGAGCGTTTGAGGCCGTTAAAGACGTTTCAATATATGTTCCTGCTGGTGCATTTCTTGTGCTGCTTGGGCCGTCAGGTTGCGGTAAAACCACGCTTTTGCGAATGCTTGCCGGGCTGGAATTACCCAGTGGAGGAGAAATTATTTTCGACAACCAGAAAGTATCTGATGGTGACGAGAATTGGTCAGTGGATCCGGCAAAGCGCAATTCAGGTCTTGTGTTTCAATCCTACGCCTTGTGGCCCCACATGTCCGTTCGAGGTAATGTCGAATGGCCGCTAAAAATTATGAGAATGTCGGGAGAGGAACGCGCAAAGCGAGTCGAAGATACGCTTAAATTGCTGGATATTTTTGAACTAGCTGACCGTTACCCAAATGAGATTTCCGGGGGTCAGCAGCAGCGCGTTGCCATTGCACGTACAATTGCACCCAAGCCAAGCATTATGTTATTTGACGAGCCACTGTCTAACCTTGATGCGAAATTGCGTGTGGAAATGCGAACGGAGCTAATGCGGCTACATCATGCGACAGGCGCAACAACGGTATATGTTACTCATGACCAAATCGAAGCAATGACAATGGCAACGCATGTGGCTGTTATGAATAAGGGTGTCGTACAGCAATTTGGATCACCGCAGGATTTGGTTGACCGACCAGAAACAGCATTTGTTGCTACATTTGTTGGGACCCCTCCAAATAACCTCATACCTGTTTTGAAAAATGGAACAGGATACATGATGGCTGGTTGCGATATCCTCATTAAGCCGCCTGAACGTAATTGTATGGCCATGTACAAAGCTGAGAGCTTACAGATAAGTTCTCAGGAAACCTCAACCAGCATACCAATGCAATTGGTAGAATTGAGCACAATAGCCGGAAGAACAATGGTAACAGGTCTAAAAGATGGACTGCGTTTGACCGCCATTGTCGATACTAGCCCCAGAATAAAAATTGGTGAGGTTGCACATTTTGTACTACCCAAAGAACCAGACGGATGGTTTGGCCAAAATGGTGCGAGGGTTGGATAA
- a CDS encoding type II toxin-antitoxin system RelE/ParE family toxin has product MIKSYRDKKTSVFANGEFVRIFQGFSRQAEKRLEILDAAEITGDLTVLPSNRFEALSGDRVGQFSIRINQQWHICFEWRDDGPENVEIVDYH; this is encoded by the coding sequence ATGATCAAAAGTTACCGTGACAAGAAAACATCAGTGTTTGCAAACGGTGAGTTTGTTCGAATTTTTCAAGGGTTCAGTCGACAGGCTGAAAAACGCTTAGAAATATTAGATGCAGCTGAAATAACTGGCGATCTTACGGTTCTCCCTAGTAACCGATTTGAAGCCTTGTCCGGAGATAGGGTAGGGCAATTTAGTATACGGATTAATCAACAATGGCACATTTGCTTTGAATGGCGTGATGATGGTCCCGAGAATGTAGAAATCGTTGACTATCACTAA
- a CDS encoding iron ABC transporter permease, producing MTEVAMSGQGRRVLFREGTLLKIFVLAILALLIVVPLVRTVLFTFQADTVIAWQEVLTGRLSRNLFYRPLVNTMIIGVIVATGCMLLGGFLAWLVVMTNVPFRRTIGVLSTLPFMIPSFAAALAWGSLFKNDRIGGQVGWLQGIGFDIPDWLAWGMAPTLIILTLHYFSLAFTIIAAALATVSSDLVEAAQIAGAKGYRILLGIILPVTTPALVAAGSLCFAGAVSNFATPALVGLPVRMQTLSTRLFGMIEVGQVGRGYVIGIMLVLISAVFLWAGNRAVSGRRSYATITGKGGRAKKFDLRGGRWPLFVIAMTILLSATIVPVIILLASSFAPSSANLFSNWTIHYWAGLSDPSFAQGIPGIAYNPDIVRALLITLSLGVAVAVTGMIIGLLASYTIARFRTGWMSAAITQISFLPLLVPGIAFGAAYIAYLGAPIGPLPALYGTFALLVIAATAYLLPFSVQTGRAVIQQVGGELEESARITGANFVQRLISITIPLSIRGLSAGGILIFVKIIRDLSLVVLLFTPTMPLLSVLAYRYASEGFGQFANAITIVILFVSIAATLVANRLQNKSQPWLQN from the coding sequence ATGACCGAAGTCGCTATGAGCGGTCAGGGTCGACGTGTGTTGTTTCGCGAAGGCACGTTGCTTAAAATTTTTGTTCTAGCCATTCTAGCATTACTAATCGTTGTGCCACTTGTGCGTACGGTTTTGTTCACATTCCAAGCGGACACAGTCATCGCATGGCAAGAAGTTTTAACAGGACGTCTGTCACGGAACTTATTTTATAGGCCGCTTGTAAATACGATGATCATTGGCGTTATTGTGGCCACTGGATGTATGCTCCTCGGTGGGTTCCTAGCTTGGCTCGTTGTTATGACAAATGTACCCTTCCGCCGAACAATAGGTGTATTGTCTACACTCCCCTTTATGATCCCTAGTTTTGCGGCGGCTCTGGCTTGGGGTTCATTATTTAAAAATGATCGCATCGGAGGCCAAGTTGGCTGGTTACAAGGCATTGGCTTTGATATTCCCGATTGGCTTGCATGGGGAATGGCTCCAACGCTGATCATTCTAACACTGCATTATTTCAGTTTAGCTTTTACGATTATTGCTGCCGCACTTGCGACTGTAAGTTCTGATTTGGTTGAGGCTGCTCAAATCGCAGGAGCCAAAGGATACCGTATCCTTTTGGGGATTATTTTACCCGTCACCACACCTGCGCTAGTCGCCGCAGGGTCATTGTGTTTTGCTGGCGCCGTATCAAACTTTGCGACCCCTGCTCTAGTTGGCTTGCCGGTTCGTATGCAAACATTATCAACACGTCTATTTGGTATGATCGAAGTTGGCCAGGTCGGTCGAGGTTATGTTATTGGCATCATGCTCGTTTTGATTTCAGCTGTTTTTCTCTGGGCAGGTAACCGTGCAGTATCTGGTCGTAGGTCCTATGCAACAATTACAGGTAAAGGTGGCAGGGCGAAAAAATTTGATCTACGCGGAGGGCGCTGGCCGCTATTCGTCATTGCAATGACAATCCTTCTTAGCGCAACAATTGTTCCTGTTATTATTTTACTAGCATCCAGTTTTGCACCTTCATCTGCTAACCTCTTTTCAAATTGGACAATCCATTATTGGGCTGGTCTGTCTGATCCTTCCTTTGCGCAAGGTATACCAGGTATTGCTTATAATCCCGATATTGTGCGCGCACTATTAATTACACTTAGCCTTGGAGTCGCTGTTGCGGTTACAGGCATGATCATCGGACTATTGGCTTCTTATACAATAGCAAGATTTCGCACCGGCTGGATGTCGGCAGCAATTACGCAGATTAGCTTCTTACCGCTTTTGGTTCCCGGCATTGCATTTGGAGCGGCATATATTGCCTATCTCGGCGCACCAATTGGTCCGTTACCTGCGCTTTACGGAACATTTGCACTGCTCGTCATTGCAGCAACTGCTTATTTGCTGCCGTTCTCCGTGCAAACAGGTCGCGCCGTTATTCAACAAGTTGGTGGTGAATTGGAAGAAAGCGCACGTATTACAGGTGCAAATTTTGTTCAAAGGTTGATCTCAATTACCATACCGCTCTCCATACGGGGACTATCAGCAGGAGGTATTTTGATCTTCGTTAAAATCATTAGAGATCTGTCCCTTGTTGTCTTGTTGTTCACACCCACAATGCCCTTGCTCTCTGTATTAGCATATCGATATGCATCCGAAGGTTTTGGGCAATTCGCCAATGCGATCACCATCGTTATTTTATTCGTATCAATCGCAGCTACTTTGGTTGCTAACAGGCTGCAAAATAAATCTCAGCCTTGGTTGCAGAATTAA